Part of the Flavobacterium sp. MDT1-60 genome, GTTTTGGGAACTACAAATGGTAATTTTGCTACTCAGCTTACATTAGTTGACTATGCTCCAACTATTGGTGAAGAACCTGTTGTTGAAAGTGTAGTGTTGAGTGTTCCTTATTTTAGTCATGCGACCGCATCAGATCCAAAAGGAGGAAGTGTTTATGAGTTAGATTCTATTTATGGAGATCCTAAAGGAAAAATTAAGTTAAGTGTTTATGAATCTAAAGTTCAAATGCGTTCTTCTTATTTTGATGGGGGATCACAATTTGCCCAAATGTATTATACAAATCAGAATTCAGGCGCAGATGATATAAATTTTGACGCACCTTCAAACAAAGGAATTTTGTTGAATGATTCTACAGATAAAACAGAAAATGCCGAATTCTTTTTTAGTGCAACTCAAAGAAAAGATTCAACGGTAGTTGATGCTGCTGCTGCAGTAAAAACATATACTTATACCTATGTTGCTCCAGAGATGCGCTTAAACTTAAATAAAGCTTTTTTTCAGGATAATATTTTAAAAGCTGCAGCTTCAAAACTTGCAAATACTGATGCTTTTCAGGAATATTTTAGAGGTTTGTATTTTAAAACAGAAAAATCAGGTGCTAGCCCTAGTAATATGGCGCTTATGGATTTTTCAAAAGGTAAAATAACGATTAAATACAAAGCTAAAACAGCAATAACAACAGACGGAGATCTTAAAGAAGATAAATCGCTTGTGATTAATTTAGCTGGAGCAACCGCCAGTCTGTTAAATGATATTAAAAACACCAATTACGATACTGCAATCAAGAATCCTGATAATGTTAACGGTGATGAAAATCTTTACTTAAAAGGAGGTCAGGGATCACTAGCGGTTATTGATCTTTCTAATTTTGCAACTAAGCTGGCTGAAATCAGAACAAATAAATGGATAGTGAATGAAGCAAATTTGGTGTTTTATGTTGATTCTCAAAAAATGGGAACAGCTTCTGACGAACCAAAAAGAGTGTATTTGTATGATTTAACGAATAATGTTCCTGTAATTGATTATGCTGATGGTACTAGCGGATTTGTTGGTACTGATTCTAAAGCAACCCGATATATTTTTGGAGGTCTTTTAGAGGTGGATGCTACTACTAAACGTGGAAAATCATATAAGGTAAGGATCACAAATCACATCAGAAATCTTATAAAAGATGCTGCAGCTGTTAATGTGAAATTAGGTTTAGTTGTAACAGAAAGCATTGATATTGTAGCTTCAAATAAATTAAAATTAAAAAATGGCGTTATTTCAGAAGCGCCAAGAGGATCAGTTATGAGTCCGGTAGGAACAATATTATACGGAAGTAAAGCTACAGTGCCGGATGATAAGAGACTGAGACTTGAAGTTTACTACACGAAACCAAATTAATAAATATATATGTGTGGAATTGTTGGATATATAGGCCATCGAGAGGCGTATCCTATTATTATAAAAGGATTAAAGCGGCTCGAGTACAGAGGATATGATAGTGCAGGTGTTATGTTGTATGACAACTCAGGCATTAAACTTTGTAAAACAAAGGGAAAAGTTTCAGATCTTGAAGCTAAAGCAGATGATGGTTTTACTACAAACGGGACTATCGGAATTGGACATACGCGTTGGGCAACCCATGGAGTGCCAAATGATGTAAATTCACATCCGCATCTTTCAAATTCTGGTGAATTAGTGATTATTCACAACGGAATTATAGAAAATTATGCACCTCTTAAAGAAGAGTTAATAAAAAGAGGCTATACGTTTAAATCAGACACTGATACTGAAGTTTTAGTGAACCTGATTGAAGAGGTTCAAAAAAATGAAAATATAAAATTAGGAAAAGCAGTTCAAGTTGCTTTGAATCAGGTAGTAGGGGCATATGCTATTGCGGTTTTTGATAAGAAAAATCCAGATGAAATTGTTGCGGCAAGATTAGGAAGTCCTCTGGCTATTGGTGTTGGAGAAGGAGAATATTTTATTGCTTCTGATGCTTCGCCTTTTATTGAATATACTTCTAATGCGATTTATCTTGAAGATGGTGAAATGGCAAACATTAGATTGCACAAACCTCTTAAAGTTAGAAAAATAAAAGATGACTCTTTAGTAGATCCTTATATTCAGGAGCTT contains:
- a CDS encoding DUF4270 domain-containing protein, yielding MYNTSFIKKTLLVATIVLLYSCDKDFNAIGDDLIGDNHFDLQGEKYDVLAYNQEVTPIQSNGLAINALGIYDNPVLGTTNGNFATQLTLVDYAPTIGEEPVVESVVLSVPYFSHATASDPKGGSVYELDSIYGDPKGKIKLSVYESKVQMRSSYFDGGSQFAQMYYTNQNSGADDINFDAPSNKGILLNDSTDKTENAEFFFSATQRKDSTVVDAAAAVKTYTYTYVAPEMRLNLNKAFFQDNILKAAASKLANTDAFQEYFRGLYFKTEKSGASPSNMALMDFSKGKITIKYKAKTAITTDGDLKEDKSLVINLAGATASLLNDIKNTNYDTAIKNPDNVNGDENLYLKGGQGSLAVIDLSNFATKLAEIRTNKWIVNEANLVFYVDSQKMGTASDEPKRVYLYDLTNNVPVIDYADGTSGFVGTDSKATRYIFGGLLEVDATTKRGKSYKVRITNHIRNLIKDAAAVNVKLGLVVTESIDIVASNKLKLKNGVISEAPRGSVMSPVGTILYGSKATVPDDKRLRLEVYYTKPN